The following DNA comes from Microbacterium wangchenii.
CGCATCGCGGGACTCAGGACCCAACGGCGCGCACATTCTCGGCGACGATGCTCGGCCGCGGCGCCCGGGACGCCTTCGGGTATCCCGAACTCCTCAAGAACGCGGCCGCGCCCGCACAAACCGGCCGAAACGGCAGCGGATGCGGCGGGATTGAGGAGTTCGGGCGGGGCGGAGCGAGGCCGGGCGGCCGAGAGGGTCAGGCGGGGCGGACGACGCCGAGCGGCGTCGACTCGTGCCCCTGGCCGAGCGGATTGTCCTTGAGGATCGCAAGGAGGCGGCGCTCTCCGGCCTTGTCCAGGGTCGACCCGAGGATGTTGCCACCCAGGTCGTTGATGTCGACCACGGCCACCTCGGCGCTGCCGCCCAGGAGCGACTTCAGGTGCGCGGCGACCTGGCGGGGACGCTCGGGACCCAGGACGACGGCCTTGTTGTACGGCGGGATCGTGCCGCTCGTGGGGCCGTCGATCGCGCGAGCCTTGTCGCCGGCGATCCGGTAGAAATCGCCCTTGCGACCGAATGCCTTCGTGACGGCCGAGACGGCGGCGGCGAAGAGGATGCGGGGAACCCCGCACTCGCGGAGCGCCATCTCCATCGTCTCCGGCATGCCCAGGCCGATGCCGTAGGGCGTGCGCACCACGAACCGCG
Coding sequences within:
- a CDS encoding coenzyme F420-0:L-glutamate ligase, whose protein sequence is MSGEANAGKALTVALDGASFARIPIRTRVVMPGDDLDAFIREYASDVVQPGDILFVTEKIVAITQGRSYLVEDIHPRRLARFLSRFVVRTPYGIGLGMPETMEMALRECGVPRILFAAAVSAVTKAFGRKGDFYRIAGDKARAIDGPTSGTIPPYNKAVVLGPERPRQVAAHLKSLLGGSAEVAVVDINDLGGNILGSTLDKAGERRLLAILKDNPLGQGHESTPLGVVRPA